One genomic window of Quercus robur chromosome 6, dhQueRobu3.1, whole genome shotgun sequence includes the following:
- the LOC126690610 gene encoding L-ascorbate oxidase-like isoform X3, with protein sequence MFLKLLALCLFAFLIYAPIAEARIRRYKWEVKYEYKSPDCYKKLVITINGKSPGPTILAQKGDTVIVEVTNKLLLENLAIHWHGIRQIRTPWSDGTEGVTQCPVLPGDTFKYEFKVDRAGTYLYHAHYGMQRESGLYGSIRVSVPDNFTEPFAYDYDRSIILTDWYHKSTYEQATGLSSKPFVWVNEPQSLLIQGKGKFNCSSSSLTADTCNTSNPECSPYAITVIPGKTYRLRVASLTALSALSFQIEGHNMTVVEADGHYVEPFVVKNLFIYSGETYSVLIKADQDPSRNYWMTTDVVSRPPNTTQGLGFLNYYPNHPRRSPPTVPPTGPFWNDTAPRLAQSLAIKAHHDFIVTPPTTSDRVIVFLNTQNEINGYRRWSVNNVSFTLPHTPYLIALKKKLHHVFSQTPPPEGYDFVNYDIYVQNPINATTTSNAVYRLGFNTTVDVILQNANTMIASNSETHPWHLHGHDFWVLGYGEGKFDKNKDPKNYNLVNPIMKNTVPLHPYGWTALRFKADNPGAWLFHCHIESHFYMGMGVVFEEGIDKVGKLPSSIMGCGETKGFGKP encoded by the exons ATGTTTTTGAAGCTGCTGGCTTTGTGTTTGTTCGCATTTCTCATATATGCTCCCATTGCTGAGGCCAGAATTCGACGTTACAAATGGGAGGTAAAGTATGAGTACAAGTCCCCTGACTGTTATAAGAAGCTGGTCATTACAATCAATGGGAAATCTCCAGGACCCACAATCTTGGCCCAGAAAGGTGATACAGTCATTGTTGAGGTTACAAACAAACTATTATTAGAAAACCTTGCAATTCATTGGCATGGAATCAGACAG ATTCGAACACCTTGGAGTGATGGAACAGAAGGGGTGACTCAATGTCCAGTACTACCCGGGGACACCTTCAAATATGAGTTCAAGGTTGATAGG GCTGGAACTTATCTGTACCACGCACACTATGGAATGCAAAGAGAATCAGGGCTATATGGATCAATCCGTGTATCAGTTCCTGATAATTTTACAGAACCATTTGCATATGATTATGATCGGAGTATCATCCTTACTGATTGGTACCACAAAAGCACTTATGAACAAGCCACTGGATTGTCCTCCAAACCCTTTGTCTGGGTTAACGAGCCTCAG TCACTTCTGAttcaaggaaaaggaaaattcaacTGCTCTAGTTCATCCCTCACAGCCGACACTTGTAATACATCAAATCCAGAATGCTCTCCTTATGCAATAACCGTAATCCCAGGAAAAACATACAGACTAAGGGTTGCTAGCTTGACTGCTCTATCAGCCCTTAGTTTTCAAATAGAG GGTCATAATATGACTGTGGTAGAAGCAGATGGACACTATGTAGAGCCATTTGTAGTGAAAAACCTGTTCATATATTCTGGAGAGACATACTCTGTGCTTATAAAAGCCGATCAAGACCCTTCAAGAAATTATTGGATGACAACAGATGTGGTTAGTCGGCCTCCTAATACCACACAAGGCTTAGGCTTTCTCAATTACTATCCAAACCATCCAAGGCGATCTCCTCCCACAGTTCCACCAACTGGTCCTTTTTGGAATGACACAGCGCCCCGATTGGCTCAAAGTCTAGCCATTAAGGCTCACCATGATTTCATTGTGACCCCGCCCACAACCTCAGATAGAGTCATTGTGTTCCTAAACACACAAAATGAGATTAATGGATATCGCCGCTGGTCAGTTAATAATGTCTCCTTCACCCTTCCTCACACTCCTTACCTTATTGCACTAAAGAAAAAGCTACACCATGTGTTCAGTCAAACCCCACCACCTGAAGGATATGACTTTGTAAACTATGACATTTACGTGCAGAACCCAATTAATGCTACTACTACAAGCAATGCCGTTTACCGGCTAGGCTTCAATACCACGGTTGATGTTATACTACAAAATGCAAACACTATGATAGCTAGCAATAGTGAGACACATCCATGGCATCTCCATGGGCACGATTTTTGGGTACTAGGCTATGGCGAAGGCAAGTTTGACAAGAACAAAGACCCAAAGAATTACAATTTGGTGAATCCAATCATGAAGAATACAGTGCCTCTTCATCCCTACGGTTGGACTGCTCTTAGGTTCAAGGCTGATAACCCAG GTGCTTGGCTTTTCCATTGCCATATTGAGTCTCATTTCTACATGGGCATGGGAGTGGTGTTTGAAGAAGGAATAGACAAGGTGGGGAAATTGCCTTCATCTATTATGGGCTGTGGTGAGACCAAAGGATTTGGCAAGCCataa
- the LOC126690610 gene encoding L-ascorbate oxidase-like isoform X1, whose translation MFLKLLALCLFAFLIYAPIAEARIRRYKWEVKYEYKSPDCYKKLVITINGKSPGPTILAQKGDTVIVEVTNKLLLENLAIHWHGIRQIRTPWSDGTEGVTQCPVLPGDTFKYEFKVDRAGTYLYHAHYGMQRESGLYGSIRVSVPDNFTEPFAYDYDRSIILTDWYHKSTYEQATGLSSKPFVWVNEPQSLLIQGKGKFNCSSSSLTADTCNTSNPECSPYAITVIPGKTYRLRVASLTALSALSFQIEGHNMTVVEADGHYVEPFVVKNLFIYSGETYSVLIKADQDPSRNYWMTTDVVSRPPNTTQGLGFLNYYPNHPRRSPPTVPPTGPFWNDTAPRLAQSLAIKAHHDFIVTPPTTSDRVIVFLNTQNEINGYRRWSVNNVSFTLPHTPYLIALKKKLHHVFSQTPPPEGYDFVNYDIYVQNPINATTTSNAVYRLGFNTTVDVILQNANTMIASNSETHPWHLHGHDFWVLGYGEGKFDKNKDPKNYNLVNPIMKNTVPLHPYGWTALRFKADNPGAWLFHCHIESHFYMGMGVVFEEGINKVGELPSSIMGCGGTKGFGKP comes from the exons ATGTTTTTGAAGCTGCTGGCTTTGTGTTTGTTCGCATTTCTCATATATGCTCCCATTGCTGAGGCCAGAATTCGACGTTACAAATGGGAGGTAAAGTATGAGTACAAGTCCCCTGACTGTTATAAGAAGCTGGTCATTACAATCAATGGGAAATCTCCAGGACCCACAATCTTGGCCCAGAAAGGTGATACAGTCATTGTTGAGGTTACAAACAAACTATTATTAGAAAACCTTGCAATTCATTGGCATGGAATCAGACAG ATTCGAACACCTTGGAGTGATGGAACAGAAGGGGTGACTCAATGTCCAGTACTACCCGGGGACACCTTCAAATATGAGTTCAAGGTTGATAGG GCTGGAACTTATCTGTACCACGCACACTATGGAATGCAAAGAGAATCAGGGCTATATGGATCAATCCGTGTATCAGTTCCTGATAATTTTACAGAACCATTTGCATATGATTATGATCGGAGTATCATCCTTACTGATTGGTACCACAAAAGCACTTATGAACAAGCCACTGGATTGTCCTCCAAACCCTTTGTCTGGGTTAACGAGCCTCAG TCACTTCTGAttcaaggaaaaggaaaattcaacTGCTCTAGTTCATCCCTCACAGCCGACACTTGTAATACATCAAATCCAGAATGCTCTCCTTATGCAATAACCGTAATCCCAGGAAAAACATACAGACTAAGGGTTGCTAGCTTGACTGCTCTATCAGCCCTTAGTTTTCAAATAGAG GGTCATAATATGACTGTGGTAGAAGCAGATGGACACTATGTAGAGCCATTTGTAGTGAAAAACCTGTTCATATATTCTGGAGAGACATACTCTGTGCTTATAAAAGCCGATCAAGACCCTTCAAGAAATTATTGGATGACAACAGATGTGGTTAGTCGGCCTCCTAATACCACACAAGGCTTAGGCTTTCTCAATTACTATCCAAACCATCCAAGGCGATCTCCTCCCACAGTTCCACCAACTGGTCCTTTTTGGAATGACACAGCGCCCCGATTGGCTCAAAGTCTAGCCATTAAGGCTCACCATGATTTCATTGTGACCCCGCCCACAACCTCAGATAGAGTCATTGTGTTCCTAAACACACAAAATGAGATTAATGGATATCGCCGCTGGTCAGTTAATAATGTCTCCTTCACCCTTCCTCACACTCCTTACCTTATTGCACTAAAGAAAAAGCTACACCATGTGTTCAGTCAAACCCCACCACCTGAAGGATATGACTTTGTAAACTATGACATTTACGTGCAGAACCCAATTAATGCTACTACTACAAGCAATGCCGTTTACCGGCTAGGCTTCAATACCACGGTTGATGTTATACTACAAAATGCAAACACTATGATAGCTAGCAATAGTGAGACACATCCATGGCATCTCCATGGGCACGATTTTTGGGTACTAGGCTATGGCGAAGGCAAGTTTGACAAGAACAAAGACCCAAAGAATTACAATTTGGTGAATCCAATCATGAAGAATACAGTGCCTCTTCATCCCTACGGTTGGACTGCTCTTAGGTTCAAGGCTGATAACCCAGGTGCTTGGCTTTTCCATTGCCATATCGAGTCTCATTTCTACATGGGCATGGGAGTGGTGTTTGAAGAAGGAATAAACAAGGTAGGGGAATTGCCTTCATCTATTATGGGCTGTGGTGGGACCAAAGGATTTGGCAAGCCataa
- the LOC126690610 gene encoding L-ascorbate oxidase-like isoform X4, with product MFLKLLALCLFAFLIYAPIAEARIRRYKWEVKYEYKSPDCYKKLVITINGKSPGPTILAQKGDTVIVEVTNKLLLENLAIHWHGIRQIRTPWSDGTEGVTQCPVLPGDTFKYEFKVDRAGTYLYHAHYGMQRESGLYGSIRVSVPDNFTEPFAYDYDRSIILTDWYHKSTYEQATGLSSKPFVWVNEPQSLLIQGKGKFNCSSSSLTADTCNTSNPECSPYAITVIPGKTYRLRVASLTALSALSFQIEGHNMTVVEADGHYVEPFVVKNLFIYSGETYSVLIKADQDPSRNYWMTTDVVSRPPNTTQGLGFLNYYPNHPRRSPPTVPPTGPFWNDTAPRLAQSLAIKAHHDFIVTPPTTSDRVIVFLNTQNEINGYRRWSVNNVSFTLPHTPYLIALKKKLHHVFSQTPPPEGYDFVNYDIYVQNPINATTTSNAVYRLGFNTTVDVILQNANTMIASNSETHPWHLHGHDFWVLGYGEGKFDKNKDPKNYNLVNPIMKNTVPLHPYGWTALRFKADNPGAWLFHCHIEAHFYLGMGVVFEEGIDKVGELPSSVMGCGETKGFGKP from the exons ATGTTTTTGAAGCTGCTGGCTTTGTGTTTGTTCGCATTTCTCATATATGCTCCCATTGCTGAGGCCAGAATTCGACGTTACAAATGGGAGGTAAAGTATGAGTACAAGTCCCCTGACTGTTATAAGAAGCTGGTCATTACAATCAATGGGAAATCTCCAGGACCCACAATCTTGGCCCAGAAAGGTGATACAGTCATTGTTGAGGTTACAAACAAACTATTATTAGAAAACCTTGCAATTCATTGGCATGGAATCAGACAG ATTCGAACACCTTGGAGTGATGGAACAGAAGGGGTGACTCAATGTCCAGTACTACCCGGGGACACCTTCAAATATGAGTTCAAGGTTGATAGG GCTGGAACTTATCTGTACCACGCACACTATGGAATGCAAAGAGAATCAGGGCTATATGGATCAATCCGTGTATCAGTTCCTGATAATTTTACAGAACCATTTGCATATGATTATGATCGGAGTATCATCCTTACTGATTGGTACCACAAAAGCACTTATGAACAAGCCACTGGATTGTCCTCCAAACCCTTTGTCTGGGTTAACGAGCCTCAG TCACTTCTGAttcaaggaaaaggaaaattcaacTGCTCTAGTTCATCCCTCACAGCCGACACTTGTAATACATCAAATCCAGAATGCTCTCCTTATGCAATAACCGTAATCCCAGGAAAAACATACAGACTAAGGGTTGCTAGCTTGACTGCTCTATCAGCCCTTAGTTTTCAAATAGAG GGTCATAATATGACTGTGGTAGAAGCAGATGGACACTATGTAGAGCCATTTGTAGTGAAAAACCTGTTCATATATTCTGGAGAGACATACTCTGTGCTTATAAAAGCCGATCAAGACCCTTCAAGAAATTATTGGATGACAACAGATGTGGTTAGTCGGCCTCCTAATACCACACAAGGCTTAGGCTTTCTCAATTACTATCCAAACCATCCAAGGCGATCTCCTCCCACAGTTCCACCAACTGGTCCTTTTTGGAATGACACAGCGCCCCGATTGGCTCAAAGTCTAGCCATTAAGGCTCACCATGATTTCATTGTGACCCCGCCCACAACCTCAGATAGAGTCATTGTGTTCCTAAACACACAAAATGAGATTAATGGATATCGCCGCTGGTCAGTTAATAATGTCTCCTTCACCCTTCCTCACACTCCTTACCTTATTGCACTAAAGAAAAAGCTACACCATGTGTTCAGTCAAACCCCACCACCTGAAGGATATGACTTTGTAAACTATGACATTTACGTGCAGAACCCAATTAATGCTACTACTACAAGCAATGCCGTTTACCGGCTAGGCTTCAATACCACGGTTGATGTTATACTACAAAATGCAAACACTATGATAGCTAGCAATAGTGAGACACATCCATGGCATCTCCATGGGCACGATTTTTGGGTACTAGGCTATGGCGAAGGCAAGTTTGACAAGAACAAAGACCCAAAGAATTACAATTTGGTGAATCCAATCATGAAGAATACAGTGCCTCTTCATCCCTACGGTTGGACTGCTCTTAGGTTCAAGGCTGATAACCCAG
- the LOC126690613 gene encoding uncharacterized protein LOC126690613: MASDPDPEPQSDPQTPTITDPLTNEFATLNDLTHDLDSLNELASRGSWRTILDKVAHARALSFLRKPHEHLTYLAFHVIALSKLRRFADASAELDTLDDLDAAHYLYQTYPNIYPTRSGSMVPFSLRWLHALLPIKLGKRQLGLDRFYALLDFVRSKLELKDGISGNIWKKREGFVINSIIGHHLTNKEFSVCLNLIHFLLSSDPSNPVLISKLGYIQMQIGDLESAKSSFNRVESMVETESAVELKNLVNRNKAMVYMVGKDYVSAVREYEECIERDPMDVVAINNKAICLMYLRDLPDSIKVLESALERVPTVALNETLVVNLCSMYELAYVNHSDIKRTLSNWIARVAPDDFDSSCTRI; the protein is encoded by the coding sequence ATGGCTTCGGACCCTGACCCGGAGCCCCAATCGGATCCCCAAACCCCGACGATAACCGATCCACTAACCAACGAGTTCGCCACCCTCAACGACCTGACCCACGACCTCGACTCTCTCAACGAGCTCGCTTCCCGCGGCTCGTGGCGCACGATCCTCGACAAGGTCGCACATGCGCGAGCCCTCTCTTTCCTCCGCAAGCCGCACGAGCACCTCACGTACCTCGCCTTCCACGTCATCGCCCTCTCCAAACTACGCCGTTTCGCCGACGCCTCCGCCGAGCTCGACACCCTCGACGACCTCGACGCCGCTCACTACCTCTACCAAACCTACCCGAATATCTACCCGACCCGATCCGGATCCATGGTCCCCTTCTCGCTCCGGTGGCTCCACGCTCTCCTCCCTATCAAGCTCGGCAAGCGCCAACTCGGCCTCGACCGATTCTACGCCCTCCTCGATTTCGTTCGCTCGAAACTCGAACTCAAGGATGGCATTTCCGGAAATATCTGGAAAAAGCGGGAGGGTTTTGTAATCAACTCCATCATCGGCCACCACTTGACGAACAAGGAATTCTCAGTGTGTTTGAATTTGATTCACTTTTTGCTCAGCTCCGATCCTTCGAACCCTGTCTTGATCTCGAAGCTCGGTTACATCCAAATGCAAATCGGCGATTTGGAAAGCGCGAAGAGCTCGTTCAATCGCGTGGAGTCGATGGTGGAGACGGAGAGCGCGGTGGAGTTGAAGAACCTTGTGAATAGGAACAAGGCGATGGTGTATATGGTCGGAAAGGACTACGTGTCGGCGGTGAGGGAATACGAAGAGTGCATCGAGAGGGACCCTATGGACGTGGTGGCGATCAACAACAAAGCCATTTGCTTGATGTACTTGCGGGACTTGCCGGATTCGATCAAGGTTTTGGAGAGTGCGCTCGAGAGAGTTCCCACTGTGGCGCTCAACGAAACGCTTGTGGTGAATCTGTGTAGCATGTATGAATTGGCTTATGTGAATCACTCCGATATCAAGCGCACGCTCAGTAATTGGATTGCTCGTGTTGCTCCTGATGACTTCGATTCTTCGTGTACTCGGATTTGA